One segment of Theobroma cacao cultivar B97-61/B2 chromosome 9, Criollo_cocoa_genome_V2, whole genome shotgun sequence DNA contains the following:
- the LOC18590432 gene encoding polyadenylate-binding protein 7: METANLYSLYVGDLDATVTEAQLTDFFSGINGFVFAVLCKDNNTGQSLRHGFVDFADLESARVAMATRNNTLMNGKAIRVMWRHDEYKTNEDANLFVKNLDSSIDNMKLQAIFAKYGNILSCKVQVFGNGNSKGYGYVQFETPESAKKAIEELNGHDIEGKKIYVDHFKKKEDRIQSDVGYTNLYVKNLKQSVTEETLQEKFSVFGNITSLVISRDSNGVSKGFGFVNFERAEDAKKAEESMNGAQLESKVLYVAKALKKQERQHMLQRQLQGMSQAEQIQQNKGFNVYVKHINDDVDEDQLKEFFNICGMVKSVKIMRNDNGISRGFGFVCFSKPEEAERAIRILNGKYAGAAY, encoded by the exons ATGGAGACGGCCAACCTGTATTCTTTGTACGTCGGTGACCTTGATGCCACCGTGACTGAAGCGCAACTCACTGACTTTTTCTCTGGCATAAATGGATTTGTTTTTGCTGTACTTTGTAAGGACAATAACACCGGACAATCTCTACGTCACGGTTTCGTAGACTTTGCTGACCTGGAATCTG CAAGGGTAGCCATGGCTACAAGGAACAATACACTTATGAATGGTAAAGCCATTCGAGTGATGTGGAGACATGATGAGTACAAAACAAATGAGGATGCAAATCTTTTTGTCAAG AACTTGGACTCCTCAATCGACAACATGAAGCTTCAAGCTATTTTTGCAAAATATGGAAATATTTTGTCTTGTAAAGTTCAAGTGTTTGGCAATGGAAACAGCAAAGGGTACGGCTATGTTCAGTTTGAAACACCAGAATCTGCCAAAAAAGCTATTGAAGAACTTAATGGTCACGATAtcgaaggaaagaaaat CTATGTtgatcatttcaagaaaaaggagGACAGAATTCAATCTGATGTCGGATATACAAATCTGTACGTGAAGAATTTGAAGCAGAGCGTGACGGAAGAAACTTTGCAGGAAAAGTTTTCAGTGTTTGGAAACATTACCAGCTTGGTTATTTCAAGAGACTCCAATGGAGTTTCAAAAGGGTTTGGCTTTGTAAACTTTGAGAGGGCAGAGGATGCCAAAAAGGCTGAGGAGTCTATGAATGGAGCACAACTTG AGTCAAAAGTGTTATATGTAGCAAAGGCACTGAAGAAACAAGAGCGGCAACATATGCTTCAGCGTCAGCTTCAGGGAATGTCACAGGCGGAGCAAATTCAACAAAACAAG GGTTTCAATGTATATGTAAAACATATAAATGATGACGTTGATGAAGACCAACTGAAAGAATTTTTTAACATATGTGGAATGGTCAAATCCGTTAAGATTATGCGAAATGATAATGGAATAAGTCGGGGTTTTGGTTTTGTATGCTTTTCCAAACCCGAAGAAGCTGAGCGAGCTATCAGAATCCTCAACGGTAAGTATGCAGGTGCAGcttattaa
- the LOC18590433 gene encoding aspartic proteinase-like protein 2, with translation MVLQSFVREREMAAVFPALFMITVLVLEAAVVVGGFPAALQLERRVPLATHELELSRLRERDRVRHGRLLQSSGGVVDFPVQGTYDPFLVGLYYTKIQLGSPPRDFYVQIDTGSDVLWIGCNSCNGCPQSSGLQIQLNLYDPGSSSTASLVSCSDQRCSAGVQSSDSGCSGQSNQCSYTFQYGDGSGTSGYYASDLLHLDTILEGSMTTKSTAPIMFGCSMLQTGDLTKSDRAVDGIFGFGQQSLSVISQLSSQGITPRVFSHCLIGNNGGGGILVLGEILEPNMVYTPLVPSQPHYNLDLRSISVGGQVLSIDPSVFSTSSNQGTIVDSGTTLAYLADQAYDAFVSAITNTVSQTVRPVLSKGNQCYLISSNVTDIFPQVSLNFAGGASMILNPQDYLVQQNSIGGAAVWCIGFQKIQGQGITILGDLVLKDKIFVYDLANQRIGWTNYDCSMSVNVTANVNTGRSEFVNAGQMSDGGSPQNQPRSIKALLLHMFMLAGLLFL, from the exons ATGGTACTACAAAGTTTTGtaagagaaagggaaatgGCGGCGGTTTTTCCCGCCTTGTTTATGATAACAGTGTTGGTTTTGGAGGCTGCGGTGGTCGTGGGTGGTTTTCCTGCGGCTTTGCAGCTGGAGAGAAGGGTTCCTCTGGCGACTCATGAACTCGAGCTGAGTCGACTCAGAGAACGTGATAGAGTCAGGCATGGAAGGTTATTGCAGTCGTCGGGTGGTGTCGTGGATTTTCCTGTTCAAGGCACCTATGATCCGTTTCTTGTTGG GCTATATTATACAAAAATACAATTAGGTTCTCCTCCAAGGGATTTCTATGTACAGATTGATACTGGGAGTGATGTTTTATGGATAGGTTGTAATTCCTGCAATGGTTGTCCTCAATCTAGTGGACTTCAA ATTCAACTTAATTTGTATGATCCTGGAAGCTCATCAACAGCTTCATTAGTCTCATGTTCGGACCAAAGATGTAGTGCAGGTGTCCAATCATCAGATTCTGGCTGTTCAGGTCAGAGCAATCAGTGCAGTTACACGTTTCAGTATGGAGATGGTAGTGGAACATCGGGCTACTATGCATCGGATTTGTTGCATTTGGATACAATTCTTGAGGGATCTATGACTACTAAGTCTACAGCTCCCATTATGTTTGG GTGTAGTATGTTACAGACTGGAGACTTGACAAAGTCAGATAGAGCGGTTGATGGAATCTTTGGGTTTGGGCAGCAGAGTTTGTCTGTAATCTCACAACTTTCATCACAGGGAATAACACCTAGAGTGTTTTCCCATTGCTTAATAGGAAATAATGGTGGTGGGGGTATCCTTGTTTTAGGCGAGATTTTGGAGCCAAATATGGTTTATACTCCACTTGTCCCATCACA GCCTCACTATAATCTTGATCTGCGGAGCATTTCAGTTGGTGGACAAGTTTTATCAATTGACCCATCAGTGTTTTCAACATCAAGCAACCAAGGAACAATAGTTGATTCTGGGACAACTTTGGCATACCTAGCTGATCAAGCTTATGATGCCTTCGTCAGTGCT ATCACAAACACTGTTTCACAAACTGTGCGCCCTGTTCTTTCCAAGGGAAATCAATGCTACCTGATATCCTCCAA TGTCACTGACATATTCCCTCAAGTTAGTCTGAACTTTGCTGGCGGTGCATCCATGATTTTAAATCCTCAGGACTATCTTGTACAGCAGAATTCTATT GGTGGTGCTGCAGTTTGGTGCATTGGCTTTCAGAAAATTCAGGGCCAAGGGATAACAATTTTAGGAG ATCTTGTTCTAAAAGACAAAATCTTTGTTTATGATCTGGCGAATCAACGGATTGGATGGACCAACTATGACT GTTCAATGTCGGTCAATGTCACTGCAAATGTCAACACAGGAAGAAGTGAATTCGTGAATGCGGGGCAGATGAGTGACGGTGGCTCACCACAGAATCAACCAAGGAGCATAAAAGCTTTACTTCTACATATGTTTATGCTTGCCGGTCTACTGTTTTTGTAG